The sequence AGGCCGGCCACCGAACCGGTGGCAATGATCGACGCCCCACCGCCGAGATGCGGCAGAGCGACGTGGATGGTGTTGACCACACCCACGAAGTCGACGTCGAATGCGTCCACGAACCCTTCGACCGGCACATCGTTGCCGAGTGGGGCGATACCCGCGTTGGCGACCACCACGTCGAGCCGCCCGAGTCTGGCGACGGCGGCGTCGACTTCCCGTTTCAGCGCCGCGCGATCACGCACGTCGACCTTCGCCGTGACCACGCGACGTCCCGCCTTCTCGACGAGCTTCCCGGTCTCTTCCAGATCGGCCGGCGTCGCGAGGGGATACCCGTTCGATGCAATGTCCTCGCAGAGGTCGAAGGCGATGATGTCGGCGCCCTCGTCGGCGAGGTGGACGGCATGACTGCGCCCCTGCCCCCGTGCTGCGCCGGTGATCAGAACTACTTTCCCCGCTACCCGATTCATCGTGAGTCCTCCACTCGCTTGTGACGGCGACCTTCGTCGCGAGAAAAGTAGAACACGTTTTAGCACGAATGGGAACAGGTTCTAGTTATCTGAACGCGCGTCAGATTACGGTCACTCCATCGGCTTCCGCAGCGCAGCGAGGAACATCGCGTCGGTGCCGTGGCGGTGCGGCCACAGCTGCACACTCGTACCGTCACCGAGTCCCGGAACGCCCGGAACCAGCGCCCTCGTGTCGAGCGCTGTCGCGCCATAGCGGCGTACCGCATCCGCCACCACCGCCACTGTCTCCGACAGGTGCGGAGAACACGTGGAATACACGACGACCCCACCCGGGCGCACCAACCCCAGCGCCGAGGCGAGCAGTTCCCGCTGCAATTTCGCCAGACCGGCCACATCGGACGGCTGCCGACGCCAGCGTGCCTCGGGGCGGCGCCGCAGGGCACCGAGACCGGTGCACGGCGCGTCGACCAGGATTCGGTCGTACCCACCGGCAAGCCCGGGATCGCGCCCGTCCGCGACATGCACGTCGACCGGGAGTTCCCGCGTCGTCTTACGAATGAGGTCGGCGCGGTGCGCCACCGGCTCCACCGCATCGAGTCGCCCGCCCTCGATACCTGCGAGTGCGCCGAGAAGCGCGGCTTTACCACCGGGTCCGGCACAGAGATCGAGCCACCGTCCGCCGTCCGCTCCCTCGAGTGGGGCCAGAGCGAGTGCCCGGGCCACCAGCTGACTGCCCTCGTCCTGCACACCGGCCAGACCCTCGCGCACAGCGTCGAGCTGGCCCGGGTCGCCACCGTCGAGATACACCGCATACGGCGAGTACCGGCCGACCTCTCCCCCGGTGACCAGAGCCAATTCTTCCGCCGAGATCTCACCCGGCCGCGCGACGAGGTGAACGGCCGGGCGTGAATCGTCGGCGATCAGGACATCCTCGAGTTCGCCGGCATCGGGCCCCAGCGCATCCGCGAACACCTGCGCGATCCAGGCCGGGTGCGCATGCTGGAAGGCCAGCCGCCCGATCGGGTCGGACGGCGCCAACCGCTCCACCCACTCCGCTTCCGACCGCTCCGACACCCTGCGCAACACGGCGTTGACGAACCCGGCCTTGCCCGGACCCGCCTCTGCGCGGACGAGGTCGACAGAGGTGGCGACGGCGGCGTGCGGGGCCACCCGCGTACGGAGAAGCTGGTAGGCGCCCAGCTGGAGCACATCCAGCAGCGGGCCGTCGACCTCCCCGATCGGGCGGCCCGCACAGTCCGCGATGACCGCGTCCAGCAGTCCCCGCGCTCGCGCCGCGCCGTAGGCCAATTCCGTGGCAAGCGCGGCGTCCCGGCCGTCGAGTCGCCGCTCCCGCAGCAGTCCGGGGAGGACCAGGTTCGCGTAGGCGTCCCGTTCACGCACTGCCCGCAACACGTCACGTGCAGCGAGCCGAGGTTGATCCAGACCCGCCTGGGCGGCATCGGGCCGACGCGCCTGGCGCGGCCGATTGTTGCTCGCGCCTGTTCCTGCCCTCTTGCCGCGTGCGGGTCTTCTCGAGTCGCTCACTGTGCCCGTACCTTCGCGTCGAGTCGTGCGCCCCGCGCCCAGTCGAGAGCGGACATCTGTCTTTTTCCTTGAGGTTGGATCCGGTCCAGCCGGACTGCCACCGTGGAGGTTCCGACGAGGAAGTCGCTCTTGGTCACGGAGATTTCTCCGGGCTCGAGCCTGTCGTCGGTGAGGGTGAGCGGGCCGACCTTGACGCGAACGTCCCCGATCGTCGTCCATGCTCCCGGTGCGGGTGTCACCGAGCGGACATGCCGATCGATCACCACAGCCGTTCTGTCCCAACGGATTCGGGCTTCCTCCACGGCGACCTTGGGTGCATACGAGACGCCGTCTCCCGGCTGCGGAACCGCTGTGATCGTGCCGTCCGCCAGTCCGTCGAGAACGGATTCGAGGAGAACCGCCCCGCTGTCGGCCAATCGGCCGAGAAGGTCACCCGCGGTATCGGTGGCGCGGATTCGCTCGGTCACGACCCCGTATACCGGGCCCGTGTCCATTCCAGCCTCGAGCCGGAAGGCGCTCGCGCCCGTCATGTCGTCGCCGGAAGCGATTGCCGCCTGCACCGGCGCCGCACCCCGCCAGGCGGGCAGCAACGAGAAGTGCAGGTTGACCCAGCCAAGGGCCGGAATGTCCAGCACCTTCTGCGGAAGCAACGCACCGTAGGCGACGACGGGAGCACACTCGGGCGCCAGGTCGGTCAGTCGTGCGAGGAACTCCGGATCCGAGGGTCGCTCGGGCGTGAGCACCTCGATACCGTGCGCGTCCGCAAGGGCACCGATCGGCGATCGGACTACCTTCCGTCCTCGCCCGGCCACCGCGTCCGGCCGTGTGATCACGGCGACCACCTCGTGACGGGCGGAACGGATGAGTCGCTCGAGAGACGGCACAGCGGGTTCGGGTGTACCGGCGAAGACTAGGCGCACGTCGGCGACCCACACAGCTGACGACGGACCGCGGTGCGGGCCGAAACGATACTCACGAAAAAAGCTCCCCTTGGGTCGACGGTGTGACGACCAGTCTAGGGAGTCGCGCGCCTCACGATGACACTGCGATGCGCAACCACGACAAACCGGCGGGCTCCAGGAAATGTCGCGGCACGATGTCGAAAATGCGAGCACAGCTCCGTCCCAGGGTTGAAATACGGCCACAATGGGCCGTACACCACACCGAGGAGAGAAGACGATGGCCAAGTACCTGCTGCTCAAGCACTACCGAGGCGCACCGGCACCGGTCAACGACGTACCGATGGATCAGTGGACGCCGGAGGAGGTTTCGGCCCACATGCAGTACATGGAGAACTTTGCCGCTCGGATCGAAAGCACCGGCGAATACGTCGACAGTCAGGCATTGTCACCGGAAGGCACGTTCGTCCGGTACGACGGCGAGGGGCGTCCGCCGGTGACCGACGGCCCGTTCGCGGAGACCAAGGACCTGATCGCGGGCTGGATGGTGATCGACGTCGAGACCCGCGAGCGGGCGCTCGAACTCGCCGGTGAATTGTCTGCAGCTCCGGGCGCGGGCGGGAAGCCGATCCACGAGTGGCTCGAGGTGCGCCCGTTCCTGACCGAGCCGCCCACCATCACGGAGTGACCGAGGTGGACGAGGTCGTGCTGCGGACCCTCACCCCCACGGTGATCGGGATCCTCGTCCGCCGCGGAGCCGACTTCGCGGCGGCCGAGAACGCCGTGCAAGACGCTCTGGTGGAAGCGGTGCGCGTGTGGCGGGCCGATCCGCCGCGAGATCCCCAGGGCTGGCTGATCACCGTCGCCTGGCGCAAGTTCCTCGACGCCACCCGCACCGATACCTCCCGGCGCCGGCGCGAGGCGCTCGTCGAGGTGGAGCCCGCACCGGGCCCGGCACCGTCGGTCGACGACACACTCCAGCTGTACTTCCTGTGCGCGCATCCTTCCCTGGCACCGGCGTCGGCCGTCGCGCTCACGTTGCGCGCGGTCGGCGGCCTGACCACGCGTCAGATCGCGCAGGCCTACCTCGTACCCGAGGCGACCATGGCCCAGCGGATCACCCGGGCCAAGCGGACCATCTCCAAAGTCCGGCTCGACCAGCCCGGCGACGTCGCCACGGTGTTGCGTGTGCTCTACCTCGTCTTCAACGAGGGTTACTCCGGCGATGTCGACCTCGCCGCGGAGGCGATCAGGCTCACCCGCCAACTGGCAGCCGAGGTCAGGCACGAGGAGGTGGCGGGCCTGCTCGCGCTGATGCTGCTCCACCACGCCCGACGCTTGGCACGGACCGCCGCCGACGGTAGCCTCGTGCCTCTCGCCGAGCAGGACCGCAGTTTGTGGGACACCCGACTGATCGCCGAGGGCATCGACGTACTGCAGGCAGCTCTTGCCCGCGACCGATTGGGCGAGTTTCAGGCTCAGGCCGCCATCGCCGCGCTCCACGCCGATGCCCGTACCGCCGAGGAGACCGACTGGGTGCAGATTGTCGAGTGGTACGACGAACTGGTGCGCCTCACCGACAGCCCGGTAGCGCGCCTCAATCGAGCTGTCGCGGTCGGCGAGGCCGACGGTCCGCGGGCCGGCCTGGCTGCCCTCGCGGAGATCGACCCCGCCCTGCCCCGGTACGCCGCCGTCGGGGCATACCTCCACGAGCGGGATGGTGACCCCGTGACCGCTGCACGGCTCTACGCCGACGCTGCCCGATCGGCGTCCAGCCTCGCCGAACGCGACCACCTCACGCGACAGGCGGCACGCCTCAACGCGCAAAAGTGCCGGTGATCCCCGGGCAACAGGCCACACTCGCGTCTGAAATTTCAGAAGTTACTGTCGACGACTACCTGGGGAATGTCCGCGCCGATCGGAACGAACTCGCATCGCGCAATCGGAATGGCGTTGGGGTCCAGAGCCGTTCGGATGAGATCCAACGCGAACGGATCGTACGGTGCCCGGAAATGCCCCGACCCGTCCTGCGGACACAGGTCCTGGATGACGAGGTTCACCGCCCCGTCGCCGTGCAGCGCCATGTTGGAAAACGGCTGGATCATTTCGTCGTAGCGCGAACTGACGGTGGTGTAGGAGACACCGGGAACCGTGTCACCGCCGGCATTCAGTTCGGTCATGAACGGTGACCCCTGCATCTGCTGACCGACCGCCACAGAGGTGAGCTCGGTAACCACGTCCGGCCCACCGGGGAGCGCCTGGAACATCGGGGCTAGCCCGAACATCACACCGCCGTAACTGGGGGAAGCGAGCCCTACCCACTGGTCGACGAAGCGTGCACCACCGAGCTTGTTCACGTAGTAGCGGCTGACATTCGCTCCTTGCGAGTATCCGACCACGTCGACTTTTTCCGCACCCGTCGACTCGCGGACCTGAGCGACGAATCGGCCGAATTCTCCGGCACTGTCGACGATGTCTTCGGTGCCGTACGTGTCGGCGCCGGGTTTGCCGCCGTAATTGAGGGCGAACACGCAGTATCCGTCCGCCGCGAGCAAGGGAGACAACGCGGCCCAGTCGGTGTAGGCGCTGGCGTCGGTGCCATGCGCGAGAACGACGGGCTCGGGATGCTCGGGCGCGGGCGTACAGGAGAAATCGTTCGATCCGGCGGGAGCGCTGCCCGGATGCGCTTCCGCGTACGCGGCGGCCGCGCTGCGCGCGCTCTGCGGTACTCCGACACCTGCGGGCACTTCGAGTCCCGACGCCGGAACGTCTTCGGCCTGGGCTGTGGTCAGCCCTGCGGAAAACAGCAAAGCAACACAAGCAGCGACCGTGACAACACCTCGAAGGTTCATGATCTCTCCCCGACACCGCGGCTATTCCCTGTGAACTTTCCCAGAGTGTGCCCGTGGTGTCGCGACGAGAGTGGGACCCTACGCTCGGTGTGTCGCTAGGAGTCGGCGCTCTTCGTGTCGCCGGAGTCCTGTTCGTCCTCCGCGAGAAGCCGGTACAACGCACGCCGGGTT comes from Rhodococcus oxybenzonivorans and encodes:
- a CDS encoding mycofactocin-coupled SDR family oxidoreductase; translated protein: MNRVAGKVVLITGAARGQGRSHAVHLADEGADIIAFDLCEDIASNGYPLATPADLEETGKLVEKAGRRVVTAKVDVRDRAALKREVDAAVARLGRLDVVVANAGIAPLGNDVPVEGFVDAFDVDFVGVVNTIHVALPHLGGGASIIATGSVAGLVPQTGLNGQQALQGPGGDGYGLAKKMLQTYTHSLALTLGPKSIRVNAIHPTNCNTDMLQSPPMFRTFRPDLENPTAEDAKVTFPFMQAMPTPWVEPEDISHAVVFLSSDESRFVTGQQLRVDAGAGLKLGV
- a CDS encoding YciI family protein, with the protein product MAKYLLLKHYRGAPAPVNDVPMDQWTPEEVSAHMQYMENFAARIESTGEYVDSQALSPEGTFVRYDGEGRPPVTDGPFAETKDLIAGWMVIDVETRERALELAGELSAAPGAGGKPIHEWLEVRPFLTEPPTITE
- a CDS encoding RNA polymerase sigma factor: MDEVVLRTLTPTVIGILVRRGADFAAAENAVQDALVEAVRVWRADPPRDPQGWLITVAWRKFLDATRTDTSRRRREALVEVEPAPGPAPSVDDTLQLYFLCAHPSLAPASAVALTLRAVGGLTTRQIAQAYLVPEATMAQRITRAKRTISKVRLDQPGDVATVLRVLYLVFNEGYSGDVDLAAEAIRLTRQLAAEVRHEEVAGLLALMLLHHARRLARTAADGSLVPLAEQDRSLWDTRLIAEGIDVLQAALARDRLGEFQAQAAIAALHADARTAEETDWVQIVEWYDELVRLTDSPVARLNRAVAVGEADGPRAGLAALAEIDPALPRYAAVGAYLHERDGDPVTAARLYADAARSASSLAERDHLTRQAARLNAQKCR
- a CDS encoding RsmB/NOP family class I SAM-dependent RNA methyltransferase — encoded protein: MSDSRRPARGKRAGTGASNNRPRQARRPDAAQAGLDQPRLAARDVLRAVRERDAYANLVLPGLLRERRLDGRDAALATELAYGAARARGLLDAVIADCAGRPIGEVDGPLLDVLQLGAYQLLRTRVAPHAAVATSVDLVRAEAGPGKAGFVNAVLRRVSERSEAEWVERLAPSDPIGRLAFQHAHPAWIAQVFADALGPDAGELEDVLIADDSRPAVHLVARPGEISAEELALVTGGEVGRYSPYAVYLDGGDPGQLDAVREGLAGVQDEGSQLVARALALAPLEGADGGRWLDLCAGPGGKAALLGALAGIEGGRLDAVEPVAHRADLIRKTTRELPVDVHVADGRDPGLAGGYDRILVDAPCTGLGALRRRPEARWRRQPSDVAGLAKLQRELLASALGLVRPGGVVVYSTCSPHLSETVAVVADAVRRYGATALDTRALVPGVPGLGDGTSVQLWPHRHGTDAMFLAALRKPME
- the fmt gene encoding methionyl-tRNA formyltransferase, whose protein sequence is MRLVFAGTPEPAVPSLERLIRSARHEVVAVITRPDAVAGRGRKVVRSPIGALADAHGIEVLTPERPSDPEFLARLTDLAPECAPVVAYGALLPQKVLDIPALGWVNLHFSLLPAWRGAAPVQAAIASGDDMTGASAFRLEAGMDTGPVYGVVTERIRATDTAGDLLGRLADSGAVLLESVLDGLADGTITAVPQPGDGVSYAPKVAVEEARIRWDRTAVVIDRHVRSVTPAPGAWTTIGDVRVKVGPLTLTDDRLEPGEISVTKSDFLVGTSTVAVRLDRIQPQGKRQMSALDWARGARLDAKVRAQ
- a CDS encoding esterase/lipase family protein produces the protein MNLRGVVTVAACVALLFSAGLTTAQAEDVPASGLEVPAGVGVPQSARSAAAAYAEAHPGSAPAGSNDFSCTPAPEHPEPVVLAHGTDASAYTDWAALSPLLAADGYCVFALNYGGKPGADTYGTEDIVDSAGEFGRFVAQVRESTGAEKVDVVGYSQGANVSRYYVNKLGGARFVDQWVGLASPSYGGVMFGLAPMFQALPGGPDVVTELTSVAVGQQMQGSPFMTELNAGGDTVPGVSYTTVSSRYDEMIQPFSNMALHGDGAVNLVIQDLCPQDGSGHFRAPYDPFALDLIRTALDPNAIPIARCEFVPIGADIPQVVVDSNF